Proteins from one Xiphophorus hellerii strain 12219 chromosome 8, Xiphophorus_hellerii-4.1, whole genome shotgun sequence genomic window:
- the LOC116724583 gene encoding protein unc-13 homolog B-like has translation MAGDAKSLTPRQCAVMDVALDTIKQYFHAGGNGLKKTFLEKSAELSSLRHALSLYTQTTDTLIKTFVTTQHSQVHNGKGIRLTPNEKIQPSRGSGVDKPIGEVSLQIELYTHPKSGERKVTLKVIGASDLKWQTSGMFRPFVEVTMIGPHLSDKKRRFQTKSKNNSWSPKYNETFHFVLGVQDGFECYEVQACAKDYCFGRADRVVGLSVVQLRDIMERGNCACWCPLGQRISMDDTGLTAMRILSQRSNDDVAKEFVWLKSETRSAEEGR, from the exons ATGGCAGGAGACGCTAAAAGCCTGACGCCCAGGCAGTGTGCCGTCATGGACGTGGCTCTGGACACCATCAAG CAATACTTTCATGCGGGTGGGAACGGCTTGAAGAAGACTTTCCTGGAGAAGAGCGCTGAGCTTTCGTCGCTCCGCCACGCTCTGTCTCTCTACACCCAGACCACCGACACGCTCATCAAAACCTTTGTGACCACGCAGCATTCACAAG TGCACAATGGGAAGGGTATTAGGTTAACTCCTAATGAGAAAATCCAGCCCAGCAGGG GTTCAGGTGTGGACAAACCCATCGGAGAGGTTTCCCTGCAGATTGAGCTGTACACTCATCCGAAGAGCGGAGAGCGGAAAGTTACACTCAAAG TGATTGGAGCCAGTGATTTGAAGTGGCAGACGTCTGGGATGTTCAGACCCTTCGTGGAAGTCACTATGATCGGGCCGCACCTCAGCGACAAAAAGCGCAGATTTCAGACCAAATCCAAGAACAACAGCTGGTCTCCCAAATACAACGAGACCTTTCACTT CGTTCTGGGTGTCCAGGACGGGTTCGAGTGCTACGAGGTTCAAGCCTGCGCCAAGGACTACTGCTTCGGCCGCGCCGACCGGGTGGTGGGCCTGTCCGTGGTGCAGCTGAGGGACATCATGGAGAGGGGCAACTGCGCCTGCTGGTGCCCCCTGGGGCAGCGCATCTCCATGGACGACACGGGCCTGACCGCCATGCGGATCCTCTCCCAGCGCTCCAACGACGACGTCGCCAAGGAGTTCGTCTGGCTCAAGTCCGAGACTCGATCAGCGGAGGAGGGAAGATGA
- the LOC116724596 gene encoding protein unc-13 homolog B-like has protein sequence MSSSLFQMDTEASDLLNDLQVRLNNVLDDLSSTFGNSFQSRITDCMRQMASLLYQIKGPLNENTKNQVEANSDNMLRPLMNFLDAQLTLFATVCEKTVLKRVLKELWRIVMTSLEKNIVLPQGNDTFVSLMLVSVTRQVSIQM, from the exons ATGTCTTCTTCTCTCTTCCAGATGGACACGGAGGCCAGCGACCTGCTGAACGACCTGCAGGTTCGGCTCAACAACGTTCTGGACGACCTCAGCAGCACGTTTGGGAACAG CTTCCAGAGCCGCATCACCGACTGCATGCGGCAGATGGCGTCGCTGCTGTACCAGATCAAAGGACCGCTCAACGAAAACACCAAGAACCAGGTGGAGGCCAACTCAGACAACATGCTGCGGCCGCTCATGAACTTCCTGGATGCGCA ATTGACGCTGTTCGCCACGGTGTGTGAGAAAACCGTACTGAAGCGCGTTCTGAAGGAGCTGTGGAGGATCGTGATGACCAGCCTGGAGAAGAACATCGTCCTGCCGCAGGGGAACGACACCTTCGTGAGTCTGATGCTCGTCTCCGTCACTAGACAGGTTTCCATCCAAATGTGa
- the LOC116724481 gene encoding NLR family CARD domain-containing protein 3-like: MLLEDNIVTFVKNELKKIQKVLSPDYQECPESQRHDDGVLEGENEEQRRISREAVMKITLNFLRRMKQEELADHLQKHLAAVYQHQLKSGLKKKFQSVFEGIPKTGCPTLLNQIYTELYITEGGAGEVNDEHEVRQIETASRKSHRPETTIRQEDIFQVPPGRDQPTRTVMTKGVAGIGKTFLTQKFTLGWAEDKAHQNIQFIFPFTFRELNVLKEKKFSLVELVHHFFSETKEICSFEHFQVLFIFDGLDESRLPLDFHNKEILTDATESTSVDVLLTNLIRGKLLPSALLWITTRPSAANQIPPQCVGMVTEVRGFNDPQKEEYFRRRFRDEEQASRIIYHMKTSRSLHIMCHIPVFCWITATVLEGVLDTRVGGELPSTLTEMYIHFLVVQTKVKVKYDGGAETDPHWSAESRKMIKSLGKLAFYQLQKGNLIFYESDLTECGIDIRAASVYSGVFTQIFKEERGLYQDKVFCFIHLSLQEFLAALYVHLTFINSGVNLMKETEIPKISSLLNKPKLKSLHQRAVDQALQSPNGHLDLFLRFLLGLSQQTNQRLLQGLLTQTGSSSQTNQEAVQYIKKKISKNVSAEKSINLFHCLNELNDRSLVEEIQQSLSSGSLSTDKLSSAHWSALVFILVSSGKDLDVFDLKKYSASEEVLQNLLPVVKASNKALLSDCNLSERSCEALSSVLSSQSSSLRELDLSNNNLQDSGVKLLSAGLKSPNCNLETLSLSGCLVSEEGCASLASALTSNPSHLKELDLSYNHPGDSGVKLLSAGLKDPHWRLEALRVEPAGVPFLTPGSWRMRKYSCQLTIDTNTVHRKLKLSGDNRKVTCEEELQSYPDHPDRFDDWYQLLCRTGLTGRCYWEVEWRGRVEISVSYRKIRRKGNSADCVFGYNNHSWSLICSDDDGYSVWYNKRETRLSSSSVSDRVAVYVDCPAGILSFYRVSSDSLILLHTFNTTFTEPLIPGFGFCSHGSSVFLC; the protein is encoded by the exons atg ctgctggaggacaacatTGTCACTTTTGTAAAGAATGAACTGAAGAAgatccagaaggttctgagtCCAGATTACCAAGAATGCCCAGAGAGTCAGAGACATGATGATGGGGTTTTGGAAGGTGAGaatgaagagcagaggaggatcagcagagaggcagtgatgaagatcacactgaacttcctgaggaggatgaagcaggaggaaCTGGCTGACCATCTGCAGA aacATCTTGCTGCAGTTTATCAACATCAACTTAAGtctggtctgaagaagaagttccagtctgtgtttgagggaaTTCCTAAAACAGGATgtccaacccttctgaaccagatctacacagagctctacatcacagagggaggggctggagaggtcaatgatgaacatgaggtcagacagattgaaacagcatccagaaaatcacacagaccagaaacaacaatcagacaagaagacatctttcaagtcccacctggaagagatcaaccaactagaacagtgatgacaaagggagtggctggcattggaaAAACATTCTTAACACAGAAATTCACTCTGGgctgggctgaagacaaagcccaccagaacatccagttcatatttccattcactttcagagagctgaatgtgctgaaggagaaaaagttcagcttggtggaacttgttcatcacttctttagtgaaaccaaagaaatctgcagctttgaacacttccaggttctgttcatctttgatggcctggatgagagtcgacttcctctggacttccacaacaaggagatcctgactgatgctacagagtccacctcagtggacgttctgctgacaaacctcatcagggggaaactgcttccctctgctctcctctggataaccacacgaccttcagcagccaatcagatccctcctcagtgtgttggcatggtgacagaggtcagagggttcaatgacccacagaaggaggagtacttcaggaggagattcagagatgaggagcaggccagcaggatcatctaccacatgaagacatcacgaagcctccacatcatgtgccacatcccagtcttctgctggatcactgctacagttctggagggCGTGTTGGACACCAGAGtgggaggagagctgcccagcaccctgactgagatgtacatccacttcctggtggttcagaccaaagtgaaggtcaagtatgatggaggagctgaaacagatccacactggagtgCAGAAAGCAGGAAGATGATCAAATCTCTGGGTAAACTGGCTTTTTATCAGCTGCaaaaaggaaacctgatcttctatgaatcagacctgacagagtgtggcatcgatatcagagcagcctcagtatactcaggagtgttcacacagatctttaaagaggagagaggtctgtaccaggacaaggtgttctgcttcatCCATCTGAGtcttcaggagtttctggctgctctttaTGTTCATCTGACCTTCATCAACTCTGGTGTCAACCtgatgaaagaaacagaaataccAAAGATTTCTTCATTACTTAATAAACCTAAACTAAAGTctctccatcagagagctgttgaccaggctttacagagtccaaatggacacctggacttgttcctccgcttcctcTTGGGACTTTCACagcagaccaatcagagactgCTACAAGGTCTGCTaacacagacaggaagtagctcacagaccaatcaggaaGCAGTTCAATACATCAAGAAGAAGATCAGTaaaaatgtgtctgcagagaaaagcatcaatctgttccactgtctgaatgaactgaatgatcgttctctagtggaggagatccaacagtctctgagttcaggaagtctctccacagataaactgtcttCTGCTCATTGGTCAGCTCTGGTtttcatcttagtgtcatcaggaaaagatctggatgtgtttgacctgaagaaatactctgcttcagaggaggttcTTCAGAAcctgctgccagtggttaaagcctccaacaaagctct actgagtgactgtaacctctcagagagaagctgtgaagctctgtcctcagttctcagctcccagtcctccagtctcagagaactggacctgagtaacaacaacctgcaggattcaggagtgaagcttctctctgctggactgaagagtccaaactgcaacctggaaactctcag cttatcaggctgtttggtctcagaggaaggctgtgcttctctggcctcagctctgacctccaacccctcccatctgaaagagttggacctgagctacaatcatccaggagactcaggagtgaagctgctgtcggctggactgaaggatccacactggagactggaagctctcag ggtggagcctgctggagtcccattcttgacaccaggtTCATGGAGAAtgaggaagt attcctgtcaactcaccatcgacacaaacacagtgcacagaaaactcaaactgtctggagacaacaggaaggtgacatgtgaggaggagcttcagtcatatcctgatcatccagacagatttgatgaCTGgtatcagctgctgtgtagaactggtctgactggtcgctgttactgggaggttgaGTGGAGAGGAAGAGTTGAgatatcagtgagttacagaaaaatcaggaggaaaggaaacaGTGCAGACTGCGTGTTTGGATATAATAATCATTCGTGGAGTCTGATCTGCTCTGATGATGATGGTTACTCTGTCTGGTACAATAAAAGAGaaactcgtctctcctcctcctctgtctctgacagagtagcagtgtatgtggactgtcctgctggcattctgtccttctacagagtttcctctgactcactgatcctcctccacaccttcaacaccacattcactgaacctctgattcctggatttgGGTTCTGTTCTCAtggttcctcagtgtttctgtgctga